A window of Garra rufa chromosome 16, GarRuf1.0, whole genome shotgun sequence contains these coding sequences:
- the cd74a gene encoding CD74 molecule, major histocompatibility complex, class II invariant chain a gives MDHSQDEALIQRVPSQDTVMSRSTGNSNGKALKVAGLTVLACLLLAGQALTAYLVWGQKEHINALTSGQEKLKTELTRKMSSVPPKAMHLPMNSMPLLKDFSDESSDQTSSKKSSVPLTKLQPIFTNQREGSGQIDASRMRPKKMHLPMRSMPLLVDLDEEVKSSPETAVEVKSKCQLESEKGLLGSYKPMCDEQGNYLPMQCWHGTGYCWCVDKDGEEIPNTRMRGRPQCS, from the exons ATGGACCACTCTCAGGATGAGGCGCTGATTCAGCGTGTGCCAAGCCAAGATACCGTCATGAGCCGAAGCACAGG GAACTCCAATGGAAAGGCACTGAAGGTGGCCGGACTGACGGTTCTGGCCTGTCTTCTCCTGGCGGGACAGGCGCTGACTGCGTACCTCGTCTGGGGTCAGAAGGAACACATTAACGCTCTGACCTCCGGCCAGGAGAAGCTGAAGACAGAGCTCACCAGAAAGATGTCTA GTGTTCCTCCAAAGGCGATGCATCTCCCCATGAACAGCATGCCGCTGCTGAAGGATTTCTCTGATGAGTCCTCTGACCAGACCTCCAGCAAGAAGAGCAGCGTTCCTCTCACT aaactgcAACCCATTTTCACAAACCAGAGAGAGGGCAGCGGACAAATTGATG CTTCCCGAATGAGGCCAAAGAAGATGCATCTGCCAATGAGGAGCATGCCACTGCTGGTGGACCTGGATGAGGAGGTGAAGAGCTCTCCTGAAACAG CTGTTGAGGTTAAGAGCAAGTGTCAGCTGGAGTCTGAGAAGGGGCTGCTCGGCTCCTACAAGCCAATGTGTGACGAACAGGGCAACTATCTGCCCATGCAGTGCTGGCACGGCACCGGATACTGCTGGTGTGTGGATAAGGACGGCGAAGAGATCCCCAATACACGCATGCGTGGACGACCCCAGTGC